The genomic stretch AATATAAAGCTAGTATATAACTAATCTTAAAAAAACATTATCTATTATCAGGATCAAATCTCTGTAAAAGTCTTATAAGGAAATAAGCCGCTAAAAACATTATAGGACATAATGCCCACTCTATGCCTTTTGGAAGTCCGGGAAAAACCTGTATAATAGAACCTAATACAAAACCGGATATTATTAAATAGGAAGCCTTTACATAATGCTCCATCCAATATTCTAAAATTTTAGTAGTAAGCACAACCCCTAAGATAGCACCTATAGCTAAAGGAATTAAATAAGGGAAATAAAGATTATGTAGTGCATCAATAGTTTCCTGATATATACCCAAAAGTAAAAACATATATGACACACTTATACCCGGAAGTATCATAGCAATGGCTACTATTAAACCAGCTATTATAAGTATAAAATACATAAATACTTCGCTTCTGTCTGATGAGCTGCTGAAAAAACCTTCTGGTATAATTGATATTAAATATACTATCGCTGCTCCTAATAGTATGTATATAATACTCACAAAATTGAATTTATAAGCTTTAGTCTTATTATAAACTGTATTAAAACCTCCAAGTGCTGCCCCCATAAAAAAGAAGGCAGAAACAGTGTAATACTTATCTATCAGGTTTGATAAAGGCTTTGATATTATCACCATTCCTAAAAGAGATCCCGCACAAAAAAATATTAAAAATAAAAAGTTAAACTTATTTTTAATTAAATAATTTTCGTTTTTTGAAAAAGTTAAAATACCGCTTAAAGAGGATATTAATTTATCATATATACCAAGTATCATAGCCATAGTTCCTCCGCTGAAACCCGGTACAAGCATTGAAGCTCCTATAATAAAACCCTTTATAACTGTGTATATATAATTCATAAATCCTAAAAATTTCATATTTTTTATAATCCTCTAAAATATAATTTTTTACTTCATATTAGAGAAAGGATAATACAATGTAAAACAATTTTAATCAAGCATATTTTTACAATTATTTTACAATATTTACAATTAAATCAAAATTTAAGCTATTTTTTAAGAATATATACAATAATTTTTTACTTTAATTAATTATAGGAGTGTATCCAGTCTCTTCAACTAAATACTGACCT from Brachyspira murdochii DSM 12563 encodes the following:
- a CDS encoding DUF368 domain-containing protein produces the protein MKFLGFMNYIYTVIKGFIIGASMLVPGFSGGTMAMILGIYDKLISSLSGILTFSKNENYLIKNKFNFLFLIFFCAGSLLGMVIISKPLSNLIDKYYTVSAFFFMGAALGGFNTVYNKTKAYKFNFVSIIYILLGAAIVYLISIIPEGFFSSSSDRSEVFMYFILIIAGLIVAIAMILPGISVSYMFLLLGIYQETIDALHNLYFPYLIPLAIGAILGVVLTTKILEYWMEHYVKASYLIISGFVLGSIIQVFPGLPKGIEWALCPIMFLAAYFLIRLLQRFDPDNR